In Halarcobacter mediterraneus, the genomic stretch GTAATAACTGAAGCATCATACTCTTTAATACCAAAGTCATTTACAAATCTTTGTTTTTTTTCATCTGGAAGCTCTGGGATTTTTGAATATTTTTCCATCATTTCATCTGTAATTATAAGAGGTAAAAGGTCTGGGTCTGGGAAATATCTATAATCAGCAGCATCTTCCTTACCTCTCATAGATCTAGTTTCACCTTTTTCTGGGTCAAATAGTCTTGTTTCTTGTACAATTTCCGTATCGTGAATTCCATCTTCCCAAGCTTCAATATGTCTATTTACTTCATATTTAATTGCTTTTTCGATGAACTTAAATGAGTTCATATTCTTAATTTCACATCTTGTATATAACTTATCATCACCTTTTGGTCTAATTGATACGTTAACATCACATCTAAAACTTCCTTCTTGCATATTAGCATCTGAAATTCCAAGGTATCTTACAATTGAATGAAGCTTTTTAAGATATAAAATAGCTTCTTCTGCTGTTCTCATATCTGGTTCAGAAACGATTTCAAGAAGAGGTGTTCCTGCACGGTTTAAATCCACATGAGAAACAGAACCAGCATGGATATTTTTCCCTGCATCATTTTCTAAATGAGCTCTTGTAACTCCAATAGTTTTACTTGTTCCATCTTCAAAATCAATTACTAATTCACCAAGTCCTACAACAGGAACTTCAAATTGAGAAATTTGATAACCATTTGGTAAGTCTGGATAAAAATAATTTTTTCTATTAAAAACTGACTTTTTATTTATTTTTGATTTAAGTGCAGTTCCTAACATAATTGCTTTATGTACTGCTTCTTTATTTAATACTGGAAGAGCTCCTGGAAGTCCTAAACAAGTTGGGCATACATTTGTATTTGGTTCTTCTCCAAAACTTGTTGCACAAGAACAGAATAGTTTACTTTTTGTATTTAGTTGAACATGTACTTCTAATCCAATAATAACTTCAAACATCTATTTCCTTTTATCTTACTATTTTTATATCAGCTGATAGTTTTAGTTTTTCAAAATAATCTTTTAAATATTTTTTCTCTCTATCTTGCATTACTATATTAAATATTCTATCTCTAACATTTTCAAATGCGATAATATCTTGATTTTCTTTATGAGAAATAAATAAAGATACATAATGTTTATCTGAAGTAAAGATAGGAGTAAATTTATTTATTGCTGTCTCATTTAAAATATATCTTAATTGAGGATTTAAATTAGATTGGTCTAAATCTACTGGAGCTTTATTTACTCCTTGAATATTTAACATAGGATTTGTTCTAGCTTCTTCTAAAGCTCTTCTATCTTTTGATGAATATTGGATTGCTTTTACTTTTGATGCTGTTTTAAACATATTTTTATTATTTTCATAATAAATTTTCAAGTCCTCTTCTGTAGCTACTTTTACATTTCCTCTAACAAGTTTATTTGTTAATTTCTCTCTTAAGATTAATTGTCTTGTTTTTTCTTCATATGCTGCATAATCTTTATATTGCTGCCTAATAATTGATTTAAATTCATATAAATCCATTCCATTAGAAGCCGCAAGTTTTTCTAAATAGTTATTAACATCAAAAATATCTGCTGTAATATTATTGTCATCTACTAATTGATCAAATAAAACCTCATCAATAAGTTGACTTACTGCTTTATCTTTGCTTATATTAGCTTGGGCTTTTCTTTTTTCAATATCATAAAGTGTAATTGGTTCATCATTTACAACTAGTGCTATTGCATCAACTAATTGCTGCGCAAATGATAAAGAAGCAAAAGTTACTAAAGCAAGTAGTATTTTCTTAACTGAAAACAAGTTTCTCTTTCCATCCATTATTTCATCCTTTTGTAGCTATTAAACTTAAGTTTAATGTAAAAACAGACATTTTACCAAATTAATGGTAAATATCTGTTTTGTTCTAAAAAAAGATTATTTATTTTTTTAATTTGTACACTTATCCACTAGATAAAAAATAGAATTATAATCTAAGCCAGAAGTTTCGCTTAAACCAATTTCACAAGTCTTTGAAGTAGAAAATGCATATTTCGCACCTTTTACATCATCTTTTAAAAATCTAAGTGCAGATTGATTAAGTTCAGGGAAAGTAAAGCCTCTATCCCCTGCAAAACCACAACATTTTACATTTTCTGGAACAATTACATTTGTTGAACACATTTTTGCTAATT encodes the following:
- a CDS encoding peptidylprolyl isomerase — translated: MDGKRNLFSVKKILLALVTFASLSFAQQLVDAIALVVNDEPITLYDIEKRKAQANISKDKAVSQLIDEVLFDQLVDDNNITADIFDVNNYLEKLAASNGMDLYEFKSIIRQQYKDYAAYEEKTRQLILREKLTNKLVRGNVKVATEEDLKIYYENNKNMFKTASKVKAIQYSSKDRRALEEARTNPMLNIQGVNKAPVDLDQSNLNPQLRYILNETAINKFTPIFTSDKHYVSLFISHKENQDIIAFENVRDRIFNIVMQDREKKYLKDYFEKLKLSADIKIVR
- the gatB gene encoding Asp-tRNA(Asn)/Glu-tRNA(Gln) amidotransferase subunit GatB — translated: MFEVIIGLEVHVQLNTKSKLFCSCATSFGEEPNTNVCPTCLGLPGALPVLNKEAVHKAIMLGTALKSKINKKSVFNRKNYFYPDLPNGYQISQFEVPVVGLGELVIDFEDGTSKTIGVTRAHLENDAGKNIHAGSVSHVDLNRAGTPLLEIVSEPDMRTAEEAILYLKKLHSIVRYLGISDANMQEGSFRCDVNVSIRPKGDDKLYTRCEIKNMNSFKFIEKAIKYEVNRHIEAWEDGIHDTEIVQETRLFDPEKGETRSMRGKEDAADYRYFPDPDLLPLIITDEMMEKYSKIPELPDEKKQRFVNDFGIKEYDASVITASLETANFFDEMMKEGISGKNAATWLTVELPARFTEGMTLENSPVDAKKLAGVVKAIEDGTISGKAAKEVLDYLMKNPDSEIDAVIDELGLKQVSDDGAILKIIDGILAANEDKVEQYKGGKDKLFGFFVGQTMKASKGSANPQKVNELLKQRLG